The Exiguobacterium acetylicum genome includes a window with the following:
- the gntK gene encoding gluconokinase, translating into MTEYMLGVDIGTTSTKAVLFTTKGEVIGQTNVGYPLYTPNRSTAEQDPEEIFDAVLESIRLITKRHPSMPPKFVAFSSAMHSLIAMDAQHQPLTACITWADSRSEAWSNKIKEQYGLSIYHRTGTPIHPMSPLSKISWLVEDRPEIHALTKKYIGIKEFVFQRLFGTYVIDHSLASATGLFNIHELGWDTGALHVAGIDASYLSEPVPTTTSCTGLNADYARQMGLSVDTPFLVGASDGVLSNLGVNAIRKGEIAITIGTSGAIRTIINRPQTDEKGRTFCYALTEDHWVIGGPVNNGGMVLRWIRDELASAEVETAKRLGIDPYAVLTKIAERVRPGSDGLLFHPYLSGERAPLWNPDVSGSFFGLTLSHKKEHMIRAALEGVIYNLYTVFLALIECMDGPVTRIQATGGFARSEVWRQMMADIFESEVVIPESFESSCLGACILGLYATGEVDSFEVVSEMIGETHRHVPNEEAMHEYRQLLPIFISLARTLSADHKRIAAYQRSLIQEEN; encoded by the coding sequence ATGACTGAATACATGTTAGGCGTCGATATCGGAACGACGAGTACGAAGGCGGTCTTATTTACGACAAAAGGAGAGGTCATCGGACAAACGAATGTCGGTTATCCACTCTATACGCCGAACCGTTCAACGGCAGAACAAGATCCGGAAGAAATTTTCGATGCCGTACTCGAATCGATCCGCTTAATCACAAAACGTCATCCGAGCATGCCACCGAAGTTTGTCGCATTCAGCAGTGCCATGCACAGTTTGATTGCGATGGACGCACAACACCAACCATTAACTGCTTGCATCACCTGGGCGGACAGTCGCAGTGAAGCATGGTCGAACAAAATCAAGGAGCAGTATGGTCTATCGATCTATCACCGGACCGGTACGCCGATCCATCCGATGTCACCACTGAGTAAAATCAGTTGGCTCGTCGAAGATCGCCCAGAAATCCATGCCTTGACGAAAAAGTATATCGGGATCAAGGAATTCGTTTTCCAACGACTGTTCGGAACATATGTCATCGACCACTCTCTCGCTTCAGCAACCGGTCTCTTCAATATTCATGAATTAGGCTGGGATACTGGTGCGTTACACGTCGCGGGAATCGATGCGAGCTATTTATCGGAACCCGTACCGACGACGACGTCATGTACCGGACTGAATGCCGATTATGCACGACAAATGGGACTGTCCGTCGATACACCATTTTTAGTCGGTGCCAGTGATGGTGTCCTTTCTAACTTAGGTGTCAACGCGATTCGTAAAGGAGAAATTGCGATCACGATCGGAACGAGCGGTGCCATTCGGACGATTATCAATCGTCCGCAGACCGATGAAAAGGGACGGACGTTCTGTTACGCCCTGACCGAGGACCACTGGGTCATCGGTGGGCCCGTCAATAATGGCGGAATGGTCTTACGATGGATCCGAGACGAACTCGCGTCAGCAGAAGTCGAGACAGCAAAACGCCTTGGCATCGATCCGTACGCCGTCCTGACGAAGATTGCCGAACGCGTCCGCCCAGGATCCGACGGGTTATTGTTCCACCCTTACTTGTCCGGTGAACGAGCGCCGCTATGGAATCCGGATGTCAGCGGTTCGTTCTTCGGTTTGACTCTCTCGCATAAAAAAGAGCATATGATCCGGGCGGCACTGGAAGGCGTCATCTACAATCTCTACACCGTCTTCCTCGCCCTGATTGAGTGCATGGACGGTCCCGTGACACGGATTCAGGCAACAGGTGGTTTTGCTCGGTCTGAAGTCTGGCGCCAAATGATGGCGGACATCTTCGAATCGGAAGTCGTCATTCCGGAAAGTTTCGAAAGTTCATGTCTCGGTGCTTGTATTCTCGGACTGTATGCGACTGGGGAAGTCGATTCGTTCGAAGTCGTCTCCGAGATGATCGGGGAAACGCATCGCCATGTACCAAATGAAGAAGCGATGCATGAATACCGTCAGCTCTTACCGATTTTCATTAGCCTGGCGCGGACATTATCTGCAGATCATAAACGAATTGCTGCGTATCAACGGAGCTTGATTCAAGAAGAAAACTAA
- a CDS encoding GntP family permease: MPLVIVGIGIVALLVLIMGLKLNTFVSLIIVSFGVALLLGMPLDQIVKTIEAGIGGTLGHLALIFGLGAMLGKLIADAGGAQRIAMTLVARFGEKNIQWAVVVASFIIGIALFFEVGLVLLIPIVFAISRQLRVSILYLGIPMVAALSVTHGFLPPHPGPTVIAGEYKANIGEVLLYGFIVAVPTVIIAGPIFTKIAKRLVPESFTRTGNIASLGEQKEFDLEETPGFGISVFTAMLPVLLMSIATIFTLLQETLGWGENSVISAIEFIGNASTAMLISLLVAVYTMGIARKIPMQSVMESCTTAIAQIGMMLLIIGGGGAFKQVLIDGGVGKYVAQLFEGSALSPILLAWLIAAILRISLGSATVAALSTAGLVIPLLEQSDVNLALVVLATGAGSLIASHVNDAGFWMFKEYFGLSLKETFATWTVLETIISVCGLGFVLLLSLVV, translated from the coding sequence ATGCCTTTAGTCATCGTAGGAATTGGGATCGTTGCGTTGCTCGTTCTCATCATGGGGTTGAAATTAAATACGTTCGTCTCACTCATCATCGTTTCCTTTGGCGTTGCACTACTGCTCGGCATGCCACTCGATCAGATCGTCAAGACGATCGAAGCTGGTATCGGAGGAACGCTTGGTCACTTGGCACTGATCTTTGGTCTTGGTGCCATGCTTGGAAAGCTGATCGCTGACGCCGGGGGGGCGCAGCGAATCGCTATGACGCTTGTTGCACGATTCGGGGAAAAGAACATCCAATGGGCGGTCGTCGTTGCTTCGTTCATCATCGGGATTGCACTCTTCTTCGAAGTCGGACTCGTTCTGTTGATTCCAATCGTCTTTGCGATTTCACGTCAACTTCGTGTCTCGATCTTATATCTTGGGATTCCGATGGTCGCTGCCCTATCCGTCACGCACGGATTCTTACCACCTCACCCAGGTCCGACTGTCATCGCTGGTGAGTATAAAGCAAATATCGGGGAAGTCTTATTGTATGGTTTCATCGTTGCTGTTCCGACCGTCATCATCGCCGGGCCAATTTTTACGAAAATCGCAAAACGACTCGTACCTGAATCGTTTACACGGACAGGAAACATCGCGTCACTCGGGGAACAAAAAGAATTTGATTTAGAAGAGACACCAGGCTTCGGTATCAGTGTCTTCACTGCGATGCTACCGGTCCTCTTGATGTCGATCGCAACAATCTTCACACTCTTACAAGAGACACTCGGTTGGGGTGAAAACAGTGTCATCTCGGCGATTGAATTCATCGGGAACGCTTCAACGGCGATGCTGATTTCACTACTCGTCGCGGTCTACACGATGGGAATTGCCCGCAAGATCCCGATGCAATCGGTCATGGAATCCTGTACGACAGCGATCGCCCAAATCGGGATGATGCTGTTGATCATTGGTGGTGGCGGTGCCTTCAAGCAAGTCTTGATTGACGGTGGTGTTGGGAAATACGTCGCCCAATTATTTGAGGGATCGGCGTTATCTCCGATTCTACTCGCTTGGTTGATCGCTGCAATTCTCCGGATCTCACTCGGTTCCGCAACAGTCGCTGCCTTATCGACAGCAGGTCTCGTCATTCCGTTACTTGAGCAATCCGACGTCAACTTAGCACTCGTCGTTCTCGCGACTGGTGCAGGTAGTCTGATCGCTTCACACGTCAACGATGCTGGTTTCTGGATGTTTAAAGAGTATTTCGGATTATCATTAAAAGAAACGTTTGCGACATGGACTGTGCTTGAGACGATCATTTCCGTTTGTGGACTTGGTTTCGTTCTTCTCCTCAGCCTCGTCGTCTAA
- the gnd gene encoding decarboxylating NADP(+)-dependent phosphogluconate dehydrogenase — protein sequence MQHSIGVIGLGVMGRNLALNMASHQEEVAIYNYTRDLTDDLVAHDEGLPLHPYYDIEAFVQSLARPRKIFMMVTAGSAIDSVIESLLPHLEAGDIIMDGGNSHFLDTERRFDELQRHGIEYIGVGVSGGEVGARTGPAIMPGGSKEAYDHVAPILTKIAAHVEGDPCCVYIGPKGAGHFVKMVHNGIEYADMQLIAEAYSFLRFRLGLDVTEVADIFAEWNAGELKSYLIEITADILRKTDDETGQPLIDVILDQAGQKGTGKWTSLQAIDNGIASSIITEALFARYLSAVKEERVAASAVLKGPEDLSSLERDAWVERIRQALYMGKVAAYAQGFTQYRTSSELYDWNLRLEEIALIFRGGCIIRADFLNVISDAFKNDANLSNLMLAPFFAEKVQAYQESLRHVVAEGALSGFALPCLSTSLTYYDSYRTANSNANMLQAQRDYFGAHTYARTDREGIFHTDWQ from the coding sequence ATGCAACATTCTATCGGAGTCATCGGTCTTGGTGTCATGGGCCGCAACTTAGCACTGAATATGGCGAGTCATCAAGAAGAAGTCGCCATCTATAACTACACACGTGATTTAACAGATGATCTCGTCGCACATGATGAAGGATTACCACTCCATCCGTACTACGATATCGAAGCATTCGTTCAGTCACTCGCTCGCCCGCGTAAAATCTTCATGATGGTTACGGCTGGTAGCGCGATTGATTCGGTCATCGAATCGTTACTTCCGCATCTTGAAGCAGGCGATATCATCATGGATGGTGGGAACTCGCACTTCCTCGATACAGAGCGCCGTTTTGATGAACTACAACGCCACGGGATTGAATACATCGGCGTCGGTGTATCGGGTGGAGAAGTCGGCGCACGGACCGGCCCTGCGATCATGCCGGGTGGATCAAAAGAAGCGTACGACCATGTCGCACCGATCTTGACGAAAATCGCCGCTCACGTCGAAGGCGATCCATGTTGTGTCTATATCGGTCCTAAAGGTGCCGGTCACTTCGTCAAGATGGTTCATAACGGCATTGAATACGCCGACATGCAACTGATCGCAGAAGCGTACAGTTTCCTTCGATTCCGTCTCGGACTTGATGTCACGGAAGTTGCAGACATCTTTGCTGAGTGGAACGCAGGCGAACTGAAAAGTTACCTGATCGAGATTACAGCAGATATCCTCCGGAAAACGGATGACGAAACAGGACAACCGTTGATCGATGTCATTCTCGATCAAGCCGGTCAAAAAGGAACAGGAAAATGGACGAGCCTGCAAGCCATTGATAATGGGATCGCCTCTTCTATCATTACGGAAGCCTTGTTCGCGCGTTACCTCTCGGCTGTTAAAGAAGAACGCGTCGCAGCGTCTGCTGTCTTGAAGGGACCAGAAGACTTGTCATCGCTTGAGCGAGACGCGTGGGTCGAACGGATTCGTCAAGCGCTTTATATGGGGAAAGTCGCAGCTTACGCGCAAGGCTTTACCCAGTACCGGACATCGTCTGAATTGTATGACTGGAATCTACGGCTTGAAGAGATTGCCTTGATTTTCCGCGGCGGATGTATCATCCGGGCCGACTTCTTGAACGTCATCAGTGACGCGTTTAAAAATGATGCGAATCTCTCGAACTTGATGCTTGCACCGTTCTTCGCTGAGAAAGTACAGGCGTATCAAGAATCGTTACGCCATGTTGTTGCTGAGGGTGCTCTGTCTGGTTTCGCCCTACCATGTCTATCAACGTCGTTGACGTATTATGATAGCTACCGGACAGCAAATTCGAATGCCAACATGCTGCAAGCGCAACGCGATTATTTCGGAGCTCACACGTATGCTCGAACAGACCGCGAAGGCATCTTCCATACAGACTGGCAATAA
- the ahpC gene encoding alkyl hydroperoxide reductase subunit C, which translates to MSLIGSEVKPFSASAFHNGEFVDLTDANLRGKWSVVCFYPADFTFVCPTELEDLQNQYEALKALDVEVYSVSTDTHFTHKAWHETSETIGKIEYVMIGDPSHVISRNFEVLNEQDGLADRGTFIIDPDGVIQTVEINAGGIGRDASTLVNKIKAAQYVRNNPGEVCPAKWEEGSATLTPSLDLVGKI; encoded by the coding sequence ATGTCTTTAATCGGAAGTGAAGTAAAACCATTCAGCGCATCAGCATTCCACAATGGAGAATTCGTCGACCTAACGGATGCCAACCTTCGCGGTAAATGGAGTGTCGTATGTTTCTACCCTGCAGACTTTACATTCGTTTGCCCGACAGAACTCGAAGATCTTCAAAACCAATACGAAGCACTTAAAGCGCTTGACGTTGAAGTTTACTCTGTTTCAACAGATACGCATTTCACACATAAAGCATGGCACGAAACGTCAGAAACAATCGGTAAAATCGAGTACGTCATGATCGGTGACCCATCACACGTCATCTCACGTAACTTCGAAGTCTTGAACGAACAAGATGGTCTTGCTGATCGCGGTACGTTCATCATCGATCCAGACGGCGTCATCCAAACAGTTGAGATCAACGCAGGCGGTATCGGTCGTGATGCGAGCACGCTCGTCAACAAAATCAAAGCAGCACAATATGTACGTAACAATCCAGGCGAAGTCTGCCCAGCGAAATGGGAAGAAGGCTCTGCAACACTCACACCAAGCCTTGACCTCGTCGGAAAAATTTAA
- the ahpF gene encoding alkyl hydroperoxide reductase subunit F yields MALAPDIKAQLAQYLELLEGDLVLAVSAGTDAVSLEMSALVEEIASMTPRISVEQASLPRTPSFTVNRVGETSGITFAGIPLGHEFTSLVLALLQVSGRAPKVDADVIKQIQGIQETYHFESYISLSCHNCPDVVQALNVMSVLNPNISHTMIDGAAFKTEVEQKEIMAVPTVFVNGEAFGNGRMSLEEILAKLGTGADAADFADKDPYDVLVVGGGPAGSSAAIYAARKGIRTGIVAERFGGQVMDTMSIENFISMKYTEGPKLVASLEEHVKEYGIDVMNLQRATRLEKKDLLELELENGAVLKTKSLILSTGARWRNVGVPGELEFKNKGVAYCPHCDGPLFEGKRVAVIGGGNSGIEAAIDLAGIVKHVTVLEFAPELKADAVLQERLASLPNVTVVVNAQTKEITGTDKVNGITYIERETNVERHVELEGVFVQIGLVPNTDWLGETVSRNKFGEVQVDRHGATNVPGVFAAGDCTDSAYKQIIISMGSGATAALGAFDHLIRN; encoded by the coding sequence ATGGCTTTAGCACCAGACATTAAAGCACAACTCGCGCAGTACCTCGAGCTTCTCGAAGGCGATCTCGTCCTAGCCGTTAGCGCTGGGACAGACGCCGTCTCGCTTGAGATGAGCGCACTCGTCGAAGAGATCGCAAGCATGACACCACGCATCTCCGTCGAGCAGGCAAGTCTTCCCCGGACACCAAGTTTCACAGTCAACCGTGTCGGTGAAACAAGCGGCATCACGTTCGCGGGAATTCCACTCGGTCATGAGTTCACGTCCCTCGTTCTCGCCCTGCTACAAGTCAGCGGTCGAGCACCGAAGGTCGATGCGGACGTCATCAAGCAGATTCAAGGCATTCAAGAAACGTACCACTTCGAGTCGTACATCAGCTTGAGCTGCCACAACTGCCCGGATGTCGTACAAGCGTTGAACGTCATGAGCGTCCTCAACCCGAACATCAGTCACACGATGATTGATGGTGCGGCATTTAAAACAGAAGTCGAACAAAAAGAGATCATGGCTGTTCCGACAGTCTTCGTCAACGGCGAAGCATTCGGTAACGGACGGATGTCACTCGAAGAAATCCTTGCGAAGCTTGGCACAGGTGCCGATGCTGCTGATTTCGCTGACAAAGATCCATACGACGTTCTCGTCGTCGGTGGTGGTCCTGCTGGATCGAGTGCTGCGATTTATGCAGCCCGTAAAGGGATCCGGACAGGAATCGTCGCAGAACGCTTCGGTGGACAAGTCATGGATACGATGAGCATCGAGAACTTCATCAGCATGAAATACACGGAAGGACCAAAACTCGTCGCAAGTCTTGAGGAGCACGTTAAGGAATATGGCATCGACGTCATGAACCTACAACGGGCAACTCGCCTTGAGAAGAAGGACCTTCTTGAGCTTGAGCTTGAGAATGGTGCTGTCTTGAAGACGAAGAGTTTGATCCTTTCAACAGGTGCACGCTGGCGTAACGTCGGTGTTCCAGGCGAACTCGAATTCAAGAATAAAGGCGTCGCCTACTGCCCACACTGTGACGGTCCATTGTTTGAAGGAAAACGTGTCGCAGTTATCGGTGGCGGAAACTCAGGGATCGAAGCAGCCATCGATCTCGCGGGAATCGTCAAGCACGTCACGGTCCTTGAATTCGCACCGGAACTAAAAGCGGATGCTGTTCTTCAAGAACGCCTCGCTTCCCTTCCGAATGTCACGGTCGTCGTCAACGCACAGACGAAGGAAATCACAGGAACGGATAAAGTGAACGGCATCACGTACATTGAGCGCGAAACGAACGTCGAACGTCACGTTGAGCTCGAAGGTGTCTTCGTCCAAATCGGTCTCGTACCGAACACGGACTGGCTCGGTGAAACAGTGAGCCGTAACAAGTTCGGTGAAGTCCAAGTCGATCGCCACGGCGCAACGAACGTACCAGGAGTTTTCGCTGCAGGAGACTGCACGGATAGCGCGTATAAACAGATCATCATCTCGATGGGATCTGGTGCAACAGCTGCACTGGGTGCTTTCGACCACTTGATTCGGAATTAA
- a CDS encoding ECF transporter S component, with translation MQKAAPYSSTRTRQLVITAMSIALVLVATMLIKIQLPIALNGGLIHMGTAMLFLIAILFGPRTALIAGAVGMGLFDLLSGYAVWAPGTIIARGLQGLIVGYIAWSGGRNGTNVTFNLIGMIASVPVMLLVYFVHEGIMFSNWVAPATSIPGNITQNVIGILVAIPVGMALKKTRFFRNFR, from the coding sequence ATGCAAAAAGCAGCACCGTATTCTAGCACTCGTACCCGCCAGCTCGTCATCACTGCGATGTCGATCGCCCTTGTTCTTGTTGCGACGATGTTGATCAAGATTCAATTACCAATCGCACTAAACGGTGGTCTCATTCATATGGGAACAGCCATGCTCTTTCTCATCGCGATTTTATTCGGTCCACGGACAGCATTGATTGCTGGTGCTGTTGGAATGGGATTATTCGATCTTCTATCGGGCTATGCGGTTTGGGCACCTGGTACGATCATCGCACGTGGACTTCAAGGATTGATCGTCGGTTACATCGCGTGGTCAGGTGGTCGTAACGGAACGAATGTCACGTTCAACTTAATCGGGATGATCGCTTCCGTTCCTGTCATGCTACTCGTCTACTTCGTGCATGAAGGGATTATGTTCAGCAACTGGGTCGCACCAGCCACTTCAATTCCAGGAAACATCACACAAAACGTCATCGGAATCCTCGTTGCGATTCCAGTCGGGATGGCATTAAAGAAAACACGTTTCTTCCGTAACTTCCGCTAA
- a CDS encoding malate:quinone oxidoreductase encodes MSSMPKKTDVILIGAGVMSATLGVLLKELAPEMNIKVFEKLASAGEESSNEWNNAGTGHAALCELNYTTENADGSIDISKAVKVNEQFQLSRQFWSHLVKEGVLPNPKEFIMPIPHMSMVEGTENVEFLKKRLEALSANPLFSGMEYSEDPTKLAEWIPLIMNGRTSPEPIAATKIDSGTDVNFGALTRILFEYLAQNDVEINYQHGVEDLKRVDGGWEVKVKNERDHRIEHHTAQFVFIGGGGGSLPLLQKTGIEESKQIGGFPVSGLFLVCKNPDIIEQHHAKVYGKAKVGAPPMSVPHLDTRYIDGKKSLLFGPFAGFSPKFLKTGSNLDLIASVKPNNVLTMLAAGAKEMGLTKYLIEQVLLSTEQRMNELREFIPNAKTEDWDVVIAGQRVQVIKDTPQGKGTLQFGTEVVSAADGSVAALLGASPGASTAVPVMLEVLGKCFPSELPAWEAKIKEMIPSYGISLVEHPELFEQIHAETAKTLELEQGQPIR; translated from the coding sequence ATGAGCAGTATGCCTAAAAAAACAGACGTTATTTTAATTGGTGCCGGAGTCATGAGCGCGACGTTAGGGGTCTTATTGAAAGAACTCGCGCCTGAGATGAACATCAAGGTATTCGAGAAACTCGCGAGTGCCGGGGAAGAGAGCTCGAATGAGTGGAACAATGCAGGAACAGGTCACGCCGCACTATGCGAACTGAACTATACGACGGAAAACGCTGATGGTTCAATCGATATTAGTAAAGCGGTCAAAGTAAATGAACAGTTCCAACTGTCACGTCAATTCTGGTCGCATCTCGTCAAGGAAGGTGTCTTGCCGAATCCAAAAGAATTCATCATGCCGATTCCACATATGAGTATGGTCGAAGGGACGGAAAACGTCGAATTCCTGAAAAAACGATTGGAAGCGCTATCAGCGAATCCATTGTTCTCAGGGATGGAATATTCGGAGGATCCAACGAAATTAGCCGAGTGGATTCCACTCATCATGAACGGTCGGACATCACCTGAGCCGATCGCTGCGACAAAAATCGATTCAGGAACGGACGTCAACTTTGGTGCGTTGACACGAATCCTGTTTGAATATCTCGCACAGAACGATGTAGAGATCAACTATCAGCACGGTGTCGAAGACTTGAAACGTGTTGACGGTGGTTGGGAAGTCAAAGTGAAGAATGAGCGCGATCACCGGATTGAGCATCATACGGCGCAGTTCGTCTTCATCGGAGGTGGCGGCGGTAGTCTACCGTTGCTCCAAAAAACAGGCATCGAGGAATCGAAGCAAATCGGTGGTTTCCCGGTCAGTGGTCTGTTCCTCGTCTGTAAAAATCCGGACATCATCGAACAGCACCATGCGAAAGTCTATGGAAAAGCGAAAGTCGGAGCACCGCCGATGTCAGTACCGCACTTGGATACACGGTATATCGATGGGAAGAAATCACTCCTCTTCGGACCGTTTGCTGGCTTCTCACCGAAGTTTCTCAAGACAGGATCAAATCTTGATTTGATCGCGTCCGTCAAACCGAACAACGTTTTGACGATGCTCGCTGCGGGAGCAAAAGAGATGGGATTGACGAAGTATCTGATCGAACAAGTCCTCTTGTCGACGGAGCAACGGATGAACGAATTACGAGAGTTCATCCCGAATGCGAAGACGGAAGACTGGGATGTCGTCATCGCTGGTCAACGTGTCCAAGTCATCAAGGATACACCGCAAGGAAAAGGGACACTCCAGTTCGGAACAGAGGTCGTCAGTGCAGCCGACGGATCTGTCGCTGCCTTACTTGGGGCGTCTCCAGGTGCCTCAACAGCGGTACCGGTCATGCTCGAAGTGCTCGGCAAATGTTTCCCGTCCGAATTACCGGCGTGGGAAGCAAAAATCAAGGAGATGATTCCGTCTTACGGGATCTCACTCGTTGAACATCCAGAACTGTTCGAGCAGATTCATGCCGAAACAGCAAAAACGCTTGAGCTTGAACAAGGTCAACCGATTCGCTAA
- a CDS encoding cryptochrome/photolyase family protein has translation MATRWIFGNQLNHDLPLLQEANKQDDVILMVEATSRSKWKTYHKQKLVLVFSAMRHFAEELREKGFTVDYREADSFDQAFKAHRKDYDPDHVLYTAVTDEPMRKAMHKWQDALPKKITVEICSDVPLFLLTQEEAIEAIGDKPYKMDRFYRKLRKERNVLMNGSKPIGGKWSFDAENRKPAKSGTAFPDPVKFRPNRITKDVIDKVERDFSDHPGALDSFHWPVTRKEATRALHRFIEERLETFGTYQDAMLTGEDTLSHSLLSAAINLGLLTPEEVIRQVEAALEDQDAPLNAVEGFIRQILGWREYMRAVYLAEIPDYASVNALRHEADLPDFFWTGKTNMHCVAESLRPVVEHAHNHHIQRLMVLGNFANLFAISPQQTADWFNEMYIDAYDWVVLPNVLGMALHADGGTLSTKPYIASANYIHKMSDYCKGCPFHQKDMLGEDACPFNALYWDFIDRHEKRFADNQRMSMMYRQWGKRDADSKRDIRKKAKALRKQLQDGAFDTP, from the coding sequence ATGGCGACACGCTGGATATTCGGCAATCAATTGAATCACGATCTCCCTTTATTGCAGGAAGCAAACAAACAAGACGACGTCATCCTGATGGTCGAAGCGACCTCACGTTCCAAGTGGAAGACGTACCATAAACAAAAGCTTGTCCTCGTCTTCTCAGCGATGCGACATTTTGCGGAAGAACTGCGAGAGAAAGGCTTCACCGTCGATTACCGGGAAGCCGATTCGTTTGATCAGGCATTCAAGGCGCACCGCAAAGATTATGATCCGGATCATGTCCTCTATACGGCGGTTACGGATGAACCGATGCGCAAGGCGATGCACAAATGGCAAGACGCTTTACCGAAGAAAATCACGGTCGAGATTTGTTCCGACGTGCCGTTGTTTTTACTGACGCAGGAAGAAGCGATCGAAGCAATCGGCGACAAGCCATACAAGATGGATCGTTTTTATCGCAAACTGCGCAAGGAACGAAACGTTCTCATGAACGGCTCCAAGCCGATCGGTGGAAAATGGTCGTTTGACGCCGAGAACCGAAAACCAGCGAAGTCCGGGACGGCGTTTCCGGATCCCGTTAAGTTTCGTCCCAATCGCATCACAAAGGATGTCATCGACAAGGTCGAGCGTGATTTTTCCGATCATCCGGGAGCACTTGATTCCTTCCATTGGCCGGTCACGCGCAAGGAAGCGACGCGGGCTCTCCATCGTTTCATCGAAGAACGACTCGAGACGTTCGGGACGTATCAAGACGCCATGCTAACCGGTGAAGATACGTTATCGCATTCGCTCTTGTCCGCAGCAATCAATCTCGGCTTGCTGACACCGGAAGAAGTCATTCGTCAAGTCGAGGCAGCCCTCGAAGATCAAGATGCTCCGCTCAATGCGGTCGAAGGTTTTATTCGGCAAATCTTAGGGTGGCGCGAATACATGCGTGCCGTCTATCTAGCCGAGATACCGGACTATGCTTCCGTCAATGCGCTACGGCATGAAGCGGATTTACCGGACTTTTTCTGGACCGGGAAAACGAACATGCACTGTGTCGCTGAATCGTTACGTCCTGTTGTCGAGCATGCCCATAATCACCATATCCAACGCTTGATGGTGCTCGGAAACTTCGCTAATCTGTTTGCGATCTCGCCGCAACAGACAGCAGATTGGTTCAACGAGATGTACATCGATGCCTACGATTGGGTCGTCTTACCGAACGTCCTCGGGATGGCGCTTCATGCCGATGGGGGAACGTTATCGACTAAACCGTACATCGCTTCGGCGAATTACATCCATAAGATGAGTGATTATTGCAAGGGATGTCCGTTTCATCAAAAGGACATGCTCGGAGAGGATGCCTGTCCGTTTAACGCCTTGTACTGGGACTTCATCGACCGGCATGAAAAACGCTTCGCTGATAATCAGCGGATGTCGATGATGTATCGGCAATGGGGAAAGCGCGATGCCGACAGCAAACGCGATATTCGCAAGAAAGCCAAAGCACTTCGGAAACAACTACAGGACGGTGCTTTCGATACACCATAA